One Mastacembelus armatus chromosome 10, fMasArm1.2, whole genome shotgun sequence DNA window includes the following coding sequences:
- the LOC113144161 gene encoding moesin-like isoform X2: MIFVLKDFVFYVPRLRINKRILALCMGNHDLYMRRRKPDTIEVQQMKAQAREEKNKKQMERALLESEKRKRENAEKETEKIARETMELMERLRQIEEQTKRAQDELEEQTHRALELEKERTIAQEEAERLDKDRRAAVEAKAALLYQSETQMKNQESLATELAELTSKISQLEDAKKKKDEEAKRWQKRAMMVEADLEQTKEELKTKLMGVHIQESVHPHMHEHDETDESSAEASAELTSPGMVRDRSEEERVTETQKNQRLQKNLKFLSTELAGAVDESKKTPNDLIHAENVKAGRDKYKTLRQIRQGNTKQRIDEFESM; the protein is encoded by the exons ATGATTTTTGTGTTAAAGGACTTTGTTTTTTACGTACCTCGTCTTCGCATCAACAAACGTATCCTGGCATTGTGTATGGGAAATCATGACCTGTACATGCGCAGACGTAAACCTGACACCATCGAGGTGCAGCAGATGAAGGCCCAGGCAAGGGAGGAGAAGAACAAGAAGCAGATGGAGAG GGCTCTGCTTGAGAGTGAGAAAAGAAAGCGAGAAAATGCTGAGAAGGAAACAGAGAAGATTGCCCGTGAGACCATGGAGCTGATGGAAAGATTGAGACAGATTGaagaacagacaaaaagagCTCAAGATG AGTTGGAGGAGCAGACTCACAGGGCTCTTGAGTTGGAGAAGGAGAGGACAATTGCTCAGGAGGAGGCTGAGCGCCTGGACAAGGACCGCAGAGCTGCAGTGGAAGCTAAAGCAGCCCTGCTATACCAGTCTGAAACCCAGATGAAGAACCAGGAAAGCTTG GCCACTGAGCTGGCAGAGCTTACCTCTAAGATCTCGCAGCTGGAAGACGCCAAGAAGAAAAAGGACGAGGAGGCAAAGAGATGGCAGAAAAGG GCCATGATGGTAGAAGCTGATTTAGAGCAAACCAAAGAGGAGCTGAAGACTAAACTCATGGGTGTCCACATCCAGGAGTCGGTCCACCCCCATATGCACGAGCACGATGAGACGGATGAGAGCAGCGCAGAGGCCAGTGCTGAACTGACGTCACCTGGCATGGTTCGAGATCGCAGTGAGGAGGAACGAGTAACGGAGACTCAGAAAAACCAGAGACTGCAGAAAAACCTCAAG ttcCTGAGCACTGAGCTGGCTGGAGCTGTAGACGAGAGCAAAAAGACCCCCAATGACCTGATCCACGCTGAGAATGTGAAGGCCGGCCGCGACAAATACAAAACCCTACGTCAGATTCGTCAAGGCAACACCAAGCAACGCATTGATGAATTTGAGTCCATGTGA